Proteins from one Thermobifida alba genomic window:
- a CDS encoding S8 family serine peptidase, producing the protein MRTTRSRTVAALGVCSALVAGPLTAPAAADVADLRLDQWGLDTVGAAEVWEETRGSGVTVALLDTGVVTDHPDLDEVTVGPDLTGQDLSPDSDGYGVHGTMMAGIIAASGHGIEHTGGVMGVAPQAEILSIRVAAEADAAGGGETDPGALAAGIRHAVAEGVQVICIPLPDAAFSVQGDEAERDAVAHAVDNGVVVVASGGADGEAVYPAAYPGVLAVGSVGADGALSEFSSRGEHIALTAPGEEVTVLDADGGYTTVTGSDAAAAFTAGVAALIRAEYPQLQPEQVAEALTGGAVAPAAGAEQPGHGAGVLSAPGAMAAAGTTAESVPPFDPELAEQLADDPLVPRWVLWTGGAVLLVLLAVVGLVVLRRRSADPYGLGRRTPETERRPVRGRRRRGRGRRGVSR; encoded by the coding sequence ATGCGCACGACACGGAGCCGGACGGTCGCCGCTCTGGGGGTCTGTTCGGCGCTGGTCGCCGGCCCGCTGACCGCTCCGGCAGCGGCGGACGTCGCGGACCTGCGTCTCGACCAGTGGGGGCTGGACACGGTCGGCGCGGCCGAGGTGTGGGAGGAGACGCGGGGCTCGGGGGTCACCGTCGCCCTGCTGGACACCGGGGTGGTCACCGACCACCCCGACCTGGACGAGGTCACGGTCGGCCCCGACCTCACCGGCCAGGACCTGTCTCCCGACAGCGACGGCTACGGCGTGCACGGCACCATGATGGCCGGGATCATCGCGGCGAGCGGGCACGGCATCGAACACACCGGCGGGGTCATGGGGGTGGCGCCGCAGGCGGAGATCCTGTCGATCCGGGTGGCGGCGGAGGCCGACGCCGCGGGAGGCGGCGAGACGGATCCGGGGGCGCTCGCCGCGGGCATCCGCCACGCGGTGGCGGAGGGCGTCCAGGTCATCTGCATTCCGCTGCCCGACGCCGCGTTCTCCGTGCAGGGCGACGAGGCCGAACGGGACGCCGTCGCGCACGCCGTGGACAACGGCGTGGTCGTGGTCGCCTCCGGTGGCGCGGACGGCGAGGCCGTCTACCCGGCCGCCTATCCGGGGGTGCTGGCGGTGGGATCGGTCGGGGCCGACGGCGCCCTCTCGGAGTTCTCCAGCCGCGGCGAGCACATCGCGTTGACCGCGCCGGGCGAGGAGGTCACCGTGCTGGACGCGGACGGCGGGTACACCACCGTGACCGGAAGCGACGCTGCCGCGGCGTTCACCGCCGGGGTGGCCGCGCTGATCCGCGCCGAGTACCCGCAGCTCCAGCCGGAACAGGTGGCCGAGGCGCTCACCGGCGGGGCCGTGGCCCCCGCCGCCGGAGCGGAGCAGCCCGGCCACGGGGCGGGGGTGCTGAGCGCGCCGGGGGCGATGGCCGCCGCCGGGACGACCGCCGAGTCCGTGCCGCCCTTCGATCCGGAGTTGGCCGAGCAGCTCGCCGACGATCCGCTCGTCCCCCGCTGGGTGCTGTGGACGGGCGGCGCCGTGCTTCTGGTGCTGCTGGCCGTGGTGGGCCTGGTGGTGCTCCGGCGGCGCTCGGCCGACCCCTACGGCCTCGGCAGGCGGACGCCGGAGACCGAGCGGCGTCCGGTGCGGGGCCGCCGTCGCCGCGGCCGCGGACGGCGCGGCGTCAGCAGGTGA
- the rlmB gene encoding 23S rRNA (guanosine(2251)-2'-O)-methyltransferase RlmB: MPSKRTKKGPTKGSGGKGRRALEGKKGTLPAEKRHWYADKQRARAAERAQNRPTRPVRVTDDLHGASVRNRDGSELLIGRNPVVEALRAKVPATRLLLSNSLDPDDRIAEAAQLAGQQGIAIAEVARPELDRRCERHGLPKAAHQGLILQVRPYEYETAENLLDEAKKGETTPLVVALDGVTDPHNLGAVARSAAAFGANGLLVPERRAAGVTTAAWKASAGTLARLPVAQIVNLTRTLKQYQEAGFFVAGLDADGDTRLDQLELATEPLVVVVGSEGRGLSRLVRETCDVVVSIPIHGVESLNASVAAGVALYEVARRRTAAE, translated from the coding sequence ATGCCGTCGAAGAGGACGAAGAAGGGTCCCACCAAGGGCAGCGGCGGCAAGGGCCGCCGCGCGCTTGAGGGCAAGAAGGGCACGCTTCCCGCGGAGAAGCGGCACTGGTACGCCGACAAGCAGCGTGCCAGGGCCGCCGAACGCGCCCAGAACAGGCCGACCAGACCGGTGCGCGTCACGGACGACCTCCACGGGGCGTCGGTGCGCAACCGGGACGGATCGGAACTGCTGATCGGCCGCAACCCGGTGGTCGAGGCGCTGCGCGCCAAGGTCCCGGCGACCCGGCTGCTGCTGTCCAACAGCCTCGACCCCGACGACCGGATCGCCGAGGCCGCCCAGCTCGCGGGCCAGCAGGGCATCGCGATCGCCGAGGTCGCCCGCCCCGAGCTGGACCGGCGCTGCGAACGCCACGGGCTGCCCAAGGCGGCCCACCAGGGCCTGATCCTCCAGGTGCGCCCCTACGAGTACGAGACGGCCGAGAACCTGCTGGACGAGGCCAAGAAGGGCGAGACTACCCCGCTGGTGGTCGCCCTGGACGGGGTCACCGACCCGCACAACCTGGGCGCGGTCGCGCGGTCGGCGGCGGCGTTCGGCGCGAACGGGCTGCTGGTGCCCGAGCGCCGCGCGGCGGGCGTGACCACGGCCGCGTGGAAGGCGTCGGCGGGCACGCTGGCCCGTCTGCCGGTGGCGCAGATCGTCAACCTGACCCGCACGCTCAAGCAGTACCAGGAGGCCGGGTTCTTCGTCGCCGGACTGGACGCCGACGGCGACACCCGACTCGACCAGCTGGAGTTGGCCACCGAACCGCTGGTGGTCGTGGTGGGCTCCGAGGGCAGGGGGCTGTCCCGCCTGGTCCGCGAGACCTGCGACGTCGTGGTCTCCATTCCCATCCACGGCGTGGAGTCCCTGAACGCGTCGGTCGCCGCCGGAGTCGCCCTGTACGAGGTGGCGCGCCGCCGCACGGCAGCGGAGTGA
- a CDS encoding DUF2637 domain-containing protein, with translation MAAQPSHPPRTARRTVSPTASGGASRAAVITMAVLGVAAIAACAVLLSYNGIYQIAVRGGAAGWTAHLYPGLFTLLLLMAFWATYLLREAPRRRRVWVDALVLVMILSAAAASALRSFRYELLEWAATLVVAVTPWLALLVSFRLLLWIVAQVRGERVPAPRSSAGDGTVDREAVDREEARHAPDVAPSPEGASGRVPVPQEAAPALVLPPPPEPVVDSTPSPAPLSEEDARAAAAAPTAPDPFDDFFREEPVQRPDLPEPAPAGPAPDGGGLPKRVPSTGGSAIRQAAGARGREEPEEPAGPSGPAHADPVDAEADDADWESITDPEDDWETGDSSLVDDPAGDEAHRWEPEPAVAAPPAAPAEPVAAEPAVASGADADAVPSEPAKPALRSRPVALRPRRSGIPPLRPPSSEVRSSPAPPEE, from the coding sequence ATGGCAGCTCAACCCTCCCACCCTCCTCGGACCGCCCGCCGCACGGTCTCCCCGACCGCCTCGGGCGGGGCGTCGCGCGCGGCTGTCATCACGATGGCCGTGCTCGGTGTCGCCGCGATCGCGGCCTGTGCCGTCCTGCTGTCCTACAACGGCATCTACCAGATCGCCGTGCGGGGCGGCGCGGCCGGATGGACCGCGCACCTGTACCCGGGGCTGTTCACCCTGCTGCTGCTGATGGCCTTCTGGGCCACCTACCTGCTGCGCGAGGCCCCGCGGCGCCGCCGGGTCTGGGTGGACGCCCTCGTCCTGGTGATGATCCTGTCGGCGGCGGCGGCCAGTGCCCTGCGTTCGTTCCGCTACGAACTGCTGGAGTGGGCGGCGACGCTCGTGGTCGCGGTCACGCCGTGGCTGGCGCTGCTGGTCTCGTTCCGGCTGCTGCTGTGGATCGTGGCGCAGGTCCGCGGCGAACGCGTCCCCGCGCCGCGGAGTTCCGCCGGGGACGGGACCGTGGACCGGGAGGCCGTGGACCGGGAGGAGGCGCGGCACGCTCCGGACGTGGCCCCCTCCCCCGAGGGGGCCTCCGGGCGCGTGCCGGTGCCGCAGGAGGCGGCGCCCGCCCTCGTCCTGCCTCCGCCGCCCGAGCCGGTGGTGGACAGCACGCCGTCCCCCGCTCCCCTTTCGGAGGAGGACGCCCGGGCGGCCGCTGCGGCGCCGACCGCGCCGGACCCGTTCGACGACTTCTTCCGGGAGGAGCCGGTGCAGCGGCCCGACCTCCCGGAGCCGGCCCCCGCCGGTCCCGCCCCCGACGGCGGAGGTCTGCCCAAGCGTGTCCCCTCGACGGGCGGCAGCGCGATCCGGCAGGCCGCGGGAGCCCGCGGCCGGGAGGAGCCCGAGGAGCCGGCCGGGCCTTCCGGCCCGGCGCACGCGGACCCCGTGGACGCCGAGGCGGACGACGCGGACTGGGAGAGCATCACCGACCCGGAGGACGACTGGGAGACGGGCGACTCCTCACTCGTGGACGATCCCGCCGGGGACGAGGCGCACCGCTGGGAACCGGAGCCCGCCGTCGCCGCGCCCCCGGCCGCCCCCGCGGAACCGGTCGCCGCAGAGCCCGCCGTCGCGTCCGGGGCCGACGCGGACGCCGTGCCGTCCGAGCCCGCGAAGCCGGCGCTGCGGAGCCGCCCCGTGGCGCTCAGGCCCCGCCGGAGCGGCATCCCGCCGCTGCGTCCCCCGTCGAGCGAGGTGCGCAGCAGTCCGGCGCCACCGGAGGAATGA
- a CDS encoding Uma2 family endonuclease — MTLMSLGETRTPQRPLTVEDLRRMPDDGRRYELVGGRLDVSPAPVYLHTLIESRLTFHLTAVAPDDVTVLTGPGINLSAEGTHHRIPDLAVIRTEDATRPYLTRPPLLAVEVVSPESVFRDHHTKLREYAEFGIASYWIVNPSADKPGIAEFRLDGDRYVEHAQVFGENVFATDVPFPVRIVPHWLLAEGPWRRLIGGAETDAAD, encoded by the coding sequence ATGACACTCATGAGCCTTGGCGAGACACGCACCCCGCAGCGGCCGCTGACCGTGGAGGACCTGCGGCGGATGCCCGACGACGGCCGCAGGTACGAGCTGGTCGGGGGGCGGCTTGACGTGTCGCCCGCACCGGTTTACCTGCACACCCTCATCGAGTCTCGGCTGACCTTTCACCTGACCGCCGTGGCCCCCGACGACGTCACCGTACTGACCGGCCCGGGAATCAACCTCAGCGCCGAGGGCACCCACCACCGCATCCCCGACCTCGCGGTGATCCGCACCGAGGACGCCACCCGGCCCTACCTCACCCGGCCGCCGCTGCTCGCGGTCGAGGTGGTCTCGCCCGAGAGCGTGTTCCGCGACCACCACACCAAGCTGCGCGAGTACGCCGAGTTCGGCATCGCCTCGTACTGGATCGTCAACCCGTCCGCCGACAAGCCCGGCATCGCCGAGTTCCGGCTCGACGGCGACCGCTACGTCGAGCACGCGCAGGTGTTCGGGGAGAACGTGTTCGCCACCGACGTGCCGTTCCCGGTCCGGATCGTCCCGCACTGGCTGCTGGCCGAGGGCCCGTGGCGGCGGCTGATCGGCGGCGCCGAGACCGACGCCGCCGACTGA
- the otsB gene encoding trehalose-phosphatase, protein MSLLNPTTESGRTALDRIRDAPERALLAFDFDGTLAPIVPDPRDSRAHPGAVPALSALARRVRAVAVVTGRPAAVAVEYGGLDAVPGITVLGQYGRERWEDGRLTVPDPPPGVSTVREALPGLLKQLGAPDGTWIEDKHHALAVHTRRTADPEAALELLRAPLADLAEQAGLAVEPGRMVIELRPPGVDKGAALTDLVSGTGAEAVLYAGDDLGDLAAYDAVERLREQGVAGVKLCSGSTEVTELARRADLVVAGPSGVVAFLEELVAALGG, encoded by the coding sequence ATGTCTCTTCTCAATCCGACGACGGAGAGCGGCAGGACCGCGCTCGACCGTATCCGCGACGCGCCTGAGCGGGCGCTCCTCGCGTTCGACTTCGACGGAACGCTCGCCCCGATCGTGCCCGATCCGCGTGACTCCCGCGCACACCCCGGCGCGGTCCCGGCGCTGAGCGCCCTGGCCCGGCGGGTGCGCGCGGTGGCCGTGGTCACCGGACGCCCCGCCGCGGTGGCCGTCGAGTACGGCGGGCTCGACGCGGTCCCGGGCATCACCGTGCTCGGCCAGTACGGCCGGGAACGCTGGGAGGACGGTCGGCTCACCGTGCCCGACCCGCCGCCCGGGGTGTCCACGGTGCGGGAGGCCCTGCCCGGGCTGCTCAAGCAACTGGGTGCGCCCGACGGCACCTGGATCGAGGACAAGCACCACGCCCTGGCCGTGCACACCCGGCGCACCGCCGACCCCGAGGCGGCGCTGGAGCTGCTCCGCGCGCCGCTGGCGGACCTCGCCGAACAGGCGGGGCTCGCGGTGGAGCCCGGGCGCATGGTCATCGAACTGCGTCCACCGGGGGTGGACAAGGGGGCGGCGCTCACCGACCTGGTCTCCGGCACCGGGGCGGAGGCGGTGCTGTACGCCGGGGACGACCTGGGCGACCTCGCCGCCTACGACGCGGTGGAGCGGCTGCGCGAGCAGGGTGTGGCCGGGGTCAAGCTGTGCAGCGGCTCCACCGAGGTCACCGAGCTGGCCCGCCGCGCCGACCTGGTGGTGGCCGGACCGTCGGGGGTGGTGGCGTTCCTGGAGGAACTCGTGGCGGCCCTGGGCGGCTGA
- the cysS gene encoding cysteine--tRNA ligase has product MSLRFYDTRARQVRDFVPLREGCVSLYLCGATVQAPPHIGHIRSGVSFDILRRWLTYRGYRVVFCRNVTDIDDKILRVAAAEGVQWWEVSERNQRAFTRAYDVLGCLPPTVEPRATGHVPEMIELMRRLIERGHAYPAEDGSGDVYFDVASYPKYGSLSNQRVDEMRAAEDGDARAKRDPRDFALWKGARPGEPSWPTPWGPGRPGWHLECSAMATKYLGPTFDIHGGGVDLVFPHHENEAAQSNAAGDGFARYWLHNGMLTTGGEKMSKSLGNSLLIPEVIRRVRPVELRYYLGQAHYRSNLDYTEESLREAATAYQRFENFLVRVNEIAGPVPEGVPVPEEFAAALDDDLGVPQALAVAHSHVREGNSALAEGGKERAVEIAGGLRAMLAVLGLDPLSPQWAGSEGSGLRDVVDSLVSVVLEQRQAARARKDYATADQLRDQLAAAGIAVEDTPEGPRWELKRD; this is encoded by the coding sequence GTGAGTCTGCGCTTCTATGACACCCGAGCCCGCCAGGTCCGCGACTTCGTCCCGCTGCGCGAGGGATGCGTCTCGCTGTACCTGTGTGGCGCCACGGTGCAGGCTCCCCCGCACATCGGGCACATCCGCTCGGGCGTGAGCTTCGACATCCTCCGCCGCTGGCTGACCTACCGCGGCTACCGGGTCGTCTTCTGCCGCAACGTCACCGACATCGACGACAAGATCCTCCGGGTCGCCGCCGCCGAGGGCGTGCAGTGGTGGGAGGTCAGCGAACGCAACCAGCGCGCCTTCACCAGGGCCTACGACGTGCTGGGCTGCCTGCCGCCCACCGTGGAGCCGCGCGCCACCGGACACGTCCCCGAGATGATCGAGCTGATGCGGCGGCTCATCGAACGCGGACACGCCTACCCGGCCGAGGACGGCTCCGGCGACGTCTACTTCGACGTCGCCTCCTACCCCAAGTACGGTTCGCTGTCCAACCAGCGCGTCGACGAGATGCGCGCCGCCGAGGACGGCGACGCGCGTGCCAAGCGCGACCCGCGCGACTTCGCGCTGTGGAAGGGCGCCCGCCCCGGCGAGCCCTCCTGGCCCACCCCGTGGGGGCCGGGACGCCCCGGCTGGCACCTGGAGTGCTCGGCGATGGCCACCAAGTACCTCGGCCCCACGTTCGACATCCACGGCGGCGGCGTCGACCTGGTCTTCCCGCACCACGAGAACGAGGCCGCCCAGTCCAACGCGGCCGGCGACGGCTTCGCCCGCTACTGGCTGCACAACGGCATGCTCACCACCGGCGGCGAGAAGATGAGCAAGTCGCTGGGCAACTCGCTGCTGATCCCGGAGGTCATCCGGCGGGTCCGCCCGGTCGAACTCCGCTACTACCTGGGCCAGGCCCACTACCGCTCCAACCTGGACTACACCGAGGAGTCGCTGCGCGAGGCCGCCACCGCCTACCAGCGCTTCGAGAACTTCCTCGTCCGGGTCAACGAGATCGCCGGCCCGGTGCCCGAGGGCGTGCCCGTGCCCGAGGAGTTCGCCGCCGCCCTCGACGACGACCTGGGCGTCCCCCAGGCGCTGGCGGTGGCCCACAGCCACGTGCGCGAGGGCAACTCCGCGCTCGCCGAGGGCGGCAAGGAACGCGCCGTCGAGATCGCGGGAGGGCTGCGGGCGATGCTCGCGGTCCTCGGCTTGGACCCGCTGTCGCCGCAGTGGGCCGGAAGCGAGGGCTCGGGACTGCGCGACGTGGTCGACTCGCTGGTGTCGGTGGTGCTGGAGCAGCGCCAGGCCGCACGCGCGCGCAAGGACTACGCCACCGCCGACCAGCTTCGCGACCAGCTCGCCGCGGCGGGTATCGCCGTGGAGGACACCCCCGAGGGCCCGCGCTGGGAGCTGAAGCGCGACTAG
- a CDS encoding pyrophosphatase → MDLERLSALVEEVSKRYAARHGITRDADWFVLKLHEELGELTQCHLMATGQARTKGRSPAEIDDAFRAELADVFSHVLLLARHHGVDLEAEVARKWLSRLG, encoded by the coding sequence ATGGACCTTGAGCGACTCTCCGCCCTGGTGGAGGAGGTGTCGAAACGGTACGCCGCCCGGCACGGCATCACCCGGGATGCCGACTGGTTCGTCCTGAAGCTCCACGAGGAGCTGGGGGAGCTGACCCAGTGCCACCTGATGGCCACCGGTCAGGCCCGCACGAAGGGCCGCTCCCCCGCGGAGATCGACGACGCGTTCCGCGCCGAACTGGCCGACGTGTTCAGCCACGTCCTGCTGCTGGCCCGCCACCACGGCGTGGACCTGGAGGCGGAGGTCGCCCGGAAGTGGCTGAGCCGCCTGGGGTGA
- a CDS encoding alpha,alpha-trehalose-phosphate synthase (UDP-forming) codes for MDKAQILVASNRGPVSFSIGDDGAVRSRRGGGGLVSGLSSVAAEIETLWVCAALSDADRKATAAAPEGRLDKAGYDVGGASVRMLDIPPEVFANAYNSVANSTLWFVHHMLYDTPNKPAFGTRFRGEWADYRTYNSAFAEALLTGADEGAKVAVQDYHLALVPRMLRVRRPDLRIAHFSHTPWAPPEYFRMLPAEIGRELLEGMLGADYLGFLSLRWADAFLRCCEVFLRAPVNWGTRTVEHGGRVVRTGVHGLGADAEGLRQRAAAEDVARWRERLRERVGDRKLVVRVDRTELSKNIVRGLEAFGELLRERPEWRDRVTHLAFAYPSRGAVAEYRAYTESVRATAEAINAEFGTDEWTPVVLEVNDDYPRSLASYQLADVLLVNPIRDGMNLVAKEGPVLSLDGVALVLSTEAGAADDLGADSLLVNPYDVTETADALHRALSMDGEERRRRTERLAEAAAALPPQRWFADQLRALD; via the coding sequence GTGGACAAGGCACAGATCCTCGTCGCTTCCAACAGGGGACCAGTGTCCTTCTCGATCGGGGACGACGGCGCCGTCAGGTCCCGGCGCGGTGGCGGCGGCCTGGTCTCCGGGCTGAGTTCGGTGGCGGCCGAAATCGAAACCCTGTGGGTGTGCGCGGCGCTGTCCGACGCCGACCGCAAGGCCACCGCGGCCGCTCCCGAGGGCCGGCTGGACAAGGCCGGCTACGACGTGGGCGGGGCCAGCGTGCGCATGCTGGACATTCCTCCCGAAGTTTTCGCCAACGCCTACAACTCTGTGGCGAACTCCACACTGTGGTTCGTTCACCACATGCTCTACGACACGCCCAACAAGCCGGCGTTCGGCACCCGGTTCCGCGGCGAGTGGGCGGACTACCGGACCTACAACTCCGCCTTCGCCGAGGCGCTGCTCACCGGCGCCGACGAGGGGGCGAAGGTGGCCGTGCAGGACTACCACCTGGCGCTGGTGCCCCGGATGCTGCGGGTGCGCCGCCCGGACCTGCGCATCGCGCACTTCTCGCACACCCCGTGGGCTCCGCCGGAGTACTTCCGGATGCTGCCCGCCGAGATCGGCCGGGAACTCCTGGAGGGCATGCTCGGCGCCGACTACCTGGGCTTCCTCAGCCTGCGCTGGGCCGACGCGTTCCTGCGGTGCTGCGAGGTGTTCCTGCGCGCCCCGGTGAACTGGGGCACCCGGACCGTCGAGCACGGCGGCCGGGTCGTGCGGACCGGCGTGCACGGTCTCGGCGCGGACGCCGAGGGGCTGCGCCAGCGGGCCGCCGCCGAGGACGTGGCGCGGTGGCGGGAGCGGCTGCGCGAACGGGTGGGCGACCGCAAACTGGTCGTGCGGGTGGACCGCACCGAGCTGTCCAAGAACATCGTGCGGGGCCTGGAGGCCTTCGGCGAACTGCTGCGCGAGCGCCCCGAGTGGCGCGACCGCGTCACCCACCTGGCGTTCGCCTACCCCAGCCGGGGCGCCGTGGCGGAGTACCGCGCCTACACCGAGTCGGTGCGCGCCACCGCCGAGGCGATCAACGCCGAGTTCGGCACCGACGAGTGGACGCCGGTGGTGCTGGAGGTCAACGACGACTACCCGCGCTCCCTGGCGTCCTACCAGCTCGCCGACGTGCTGCTGGTCAACCCGATTCGCGACGGCATGAACCTGGTCGCCAAGGAGGGGCCGGTGCTGTCGCTGGACGGGGTGGCGCTGGTGCTGTCCACCGAGGCGGGCGCCGCCGACGACCTGGGCGCCGACTCGCTGCTGGTCAACCCCTACGACGTGACCGAGACCGCCGACGCGCTGCACCGGGCGCTGAGCATGGACGGCGAGGAGCGCAGGCGGCGCACCGAGCGCCTGGCGGAGGCCGCCGCGGCACTGCCCCCGCAGCGCTGGTTCGCCGACCAGCTGCGGGCGCTGGACTGA
- a CDS encoding serine hydrolase domain-containing protein gives MRDGEWVADTGTELRGVLKVMVDAGWLPGGVAVVGAGGLWEFVAVGRVGIECGEAVTAPDTRYDVAELTKVMATWPLVGRAVAEGLLDLDAPMRHYFPGRHPGGGVTARQILTHTSRLNPVTWLERYVGTDRPLAEAILDEELEEPGYRVTDRGFILLGLLLERLHRQPLDRLADDLWRHVGLSATRYGPLPRTPSVAPTERRIPGAAATWGVVHNENAALMGGVAGHAGVFSTAADLGVFARELLAWHAGEHGVTRFTDFVRHSWLPHQTVDDRFARGLAWKVTADGLVHHNGFTGTSLFLHPPTGRYVGLLTNAVHYGRRRPGLGDLRATVRAAFTC, from the coding sequence GTGCGTGACGGGGAGTGGGTAGCCGACACCGGCACGGAACTGCGGGGAGTCCTCAAGGTCATGGTCGACGCCGGGTGGCTGCCCGGCGGGGTGGCGGTCGTCGGCGCGGGAGGACTGTGGGAGTTCGTCGCGGTCGGCCGCGTCGGCATCGAGTGCGGGGAGGCGGTCACCGCGCCCGACACACGCTACGACGTGGCCGAACTCACCAAGGTCATGGCCACCTGGCCGCTGGTCGGCCGGGCGGTCGCCGAAGGGCTGCTGGACCTCGACGCGCCCATGCGGCACTACTTTCCCGGCCGCCACCCGGGGGGCGGGGTGACCGCCCGGCAGATCCTCACCCACACCTCCCGCCTGAACCCGGTGACCTGGCTGGAACGCTACGTCGGCACCGACCGGCCGCTGGCCGAGGCGATCCTCGACGAGGAACTGGAGGAGCCCGGATACCGTGTCACCGACCGGGGATTCATCCTGCTCGGCCTGCTCCTGGAACGCCTGCACCGGCAGCCCCTGGACCGGCTCGCCGACGACCTGTGGCGGCACGTCGGCCTGTCGGCGACCCGGTACGGTCCGCTGCCGCGCACCCCGTCGGTCGCCCCCACCGAGCGCCGCATCCCGGGCGCGGCGGCCACCTGGGGCGTGGTGCACAACGAGAACGCGGCCCTGATGGGCGGTGTCGCCGGGCACGCGGGGGTCTTCAGCACCGCCGCCGACCTGGGCGTCTTCGCCCGTGAACTGCTGGCGTGGCACGCGGGCGAGCACGGCGTGACCCGGTTCACCGACTTCGTGCGGCACAGCTGGCTGCCGCACCAGACGGTGGACGACCGCTTCGCCCGCGGCCTGGCCTGGAAGGTCACCGCCGACGGCCTCGTCCACCACAACGGGTTCACCGGAACGAGCCTGTTCCTGCACCCGCCCACCGGACGCTACGTCGGACTGCTCACCAACGCCGTCCACTACGGCCGCCGCCGCCCCGGGCTGGGCGACCTCAGGGCGACCGTCCGGGCGGCGTTCACCTGCTGA
- a CDS encoding SAM hydrolase/SAM-dependent halogenase family protein, which translates to MTDREGHSCLSFLTDYGTQDGFVAACRGQMLRHAPHLPVIDITHEIPPGDVRRGATVLADTVPEFPDAVHVCVVDPGVGTERRSVALAAGGHVLVGPDNGLMIWAAQSLGGIDAAVELTNESLWRHPVSHTFHGRDVYAPVGARIAAGLPLAEAGRAVDPAGLVQLPEPFREVTAGTARTEVHAVDRFGNCQLSLIPEDLVTALGPVAPPDRVTVHLPGGAHSVAVAPTFGAVPVGAPLLLTDSAGLLALAVHGGSAAERFGLRVGVPVELTLTSTKHMKE; encoded by the coding sequence ATGACTGACCGTGAGGGCCACAGTTGCCTGTCCTTCCTCACCGACTACGGGACCCAGGACGGTTTCGTGGCCGCCTGCCGGGGCCAGATGCTGCGGCACGCCCCGCACCTCCCGGTGATCGACATCACCCACGAGATCCCGCCGGGGGACGTGCGGCGCGGCGCGACCGTGCTGGCCGACACCGTCCCCGAGTTCCCGGACGCGGTGCACGTGTGCGTGGTGGACCCGGGCGTGGGCACCGAGCGGCGCAGTGTGGCGCTCGCCGCCGGAGGACACGTGCTGGTCGGCCCGGACAACGGGCTGATGATCTGGGCGGCCCAGTCGCTCGGCGGGATCGACGCGGCCGTGGAGCTGACCAACGAGTCGCTGTGGCGGCACCCGGTGTCGCACACCTTCCACGGCCGGGACGTCTACGCCCCCGTCGGGGCGCGGATCGCCGCCGGGCTGCCGCTGGCCGAGGCCGGACGCGCGGTGGACCCGGCGGGACTGGTGCAGCTCCCCGAACCGTTCCGGGAGGTCACCGCGGGCACCGCCCGGACCGAGGTGCACGCCGTCGACCGGTTCGGCAACTGCCAGCTCTCGCTGATTCCCGAAGACCTGGTGACCGCCCTGGGGCCCGTGGCGCCGCCCGACCGGGTCACCGTGCACCTGCCCGGCGGCGCGCACAGCGTCGCCGTCGCCCCGACCTTCGGCGCGGTCCCCGTCGGCGCGCCGCTGTTGCTCACCGACTCGGCGGGGCTGCTGGCCCTGGCCGTGCACGGCGGAAGCGCCGCGGAACGGTTCGGCCTGCGCGTGGGAGTACCGGTGGAACTGACACTGACCAGCACAAAGCACATGAAAGAATGA
- a CDS encoding DUF3263 domain-containing protein has translation MSDAGPSAQDPSDPAPPGPDPEQTQLDERDQRILSFERQWWKLEGSKEQAIRDEFGFSPTRYYQLLNRLIDRPEALVFDPMTVRRLRRRRADRQRQRTARALGIQL, from the coding sequence ATGTCAGATGCCGGACCCAGCGCCCAGGACCCGTCCGATCCCGCCCCGCCGGGACCGGACCCCGAACAGACCCAGCTCGACGAACGCGACCAGCGCATCCTCTCCTTCGAACGGCAGTGGTGGAAGCTGGAGGGCTCCAAGGAACAGGCCATCCGCGACGAGTTCGGTTTCTCCCCCACCCGCTACTACCAGCTTCTCAACAGGCTCATCGACCGTCCCGAAGCGCTCGTCTTCGACCCGATGACCGTCCGGCGGCTCCGCCGCAGGCGCGCCGACCGGCAACGGCAGCGCACCGCCCGCGCCCTGGGCATCCAGCTCTAG